The Apibacter raozihei DNA segment ATACCCAGTCCATAGTTTTTAACCCCTTGTTTTTCATTGCTATATGGGGTAAACATTTTGTTTAATAGATCTATTCGAAGAAAATTAGGAGCATACATAGCTTGGCTCAGTTTAAATAAATCTTTGGGTGTAGTGTATAAATTTTTATCTCCATAAACTAAATCCAGATGATCGTAGGCATAAGGTTTTCCTTGAGGATAATAGGAAGGAGTAGCTCTGTCCATATCTTTTTCTTGAAAAATATAGGAATGATTCATTTTTAAAGGTTCAAAAACCATTAATCGGGCAGTTTCAGGAAAAGATTTTTTTGAAATTTTCTCAGCAATTAAAGCCAGCAAAGCAAAATTTGTATTGCAATAGGCAAAGTGCGTTCCCGGTTTAGATAGGAGAGGAGGGTCGAAACTTGAAAAAAGATTGGCAACATCAGAATTGGTCATTCGTTTGCTTTTATCCCAGTATTTACTTTCATCAGCCAGATACGCGTAATTCGGCAGTCCGCTACGGTGAGTAAGCAGATTCTCAATAGTTATATCCGGATATGGAAATGAGGTTAAAATGGTATTGACTTTTTGATCCAGCTGAATTTTTTCTGCTTCAACCAGTTTCAATATTATTAAAGAAGTTAATATCTTACTTACTGATGCAACATGTACAGGGGTTGTAGAAGTAATGGGAGTTAGTTTTTCAAAATTTGAATAGCCGGTATATTTTTCAAGCAATATATTATTACCTCGTGCTACTAATATACCTCCACTTAAATTTTTGTCCTTCCACAGATGATTATAATATGCATTAAGTTTTTTCTTTATCTGTTCATCATTTTCATTATGATTGTCTTGGTATGAAAATATAGTTTTAAAGTTTATATCATAAAAACCAGGTAATTCTCTATTAACTTTGTTATTTTTATTATCGTTTTGTTTAGGTTCTTTTTTGCAACCATAATTTAATAAGCAAGCCCATGCAGAAATAATTACTAAGATTTTTGATAGATAATACATTATAAATAAAAGTTTAGCTAAAGGTTAATTTTTTAAAAGGTGTGCAAGTTATAATATAAAGTGTTAATTTTTTATTAATAAAATTGTAAAAACAATTTAAAAAATATAATATTATATTTTATGTTAATTTAATTCTGCTAAAATACAAAGGTTTTTCTTTAAAGATTGTGTAAAAATCAAATATTTATCTCCACCTTCTTTTAGCTTATATTTATTCTTAATTTCTTCAATCTTTATCGGGTAATTTCGACAAATAATGTTAAATGTTTTAATTTTTGACTTTTTAACGTTAAAATTAGAATCTATTATTGAAAAAATTCTGCCTGGAAAATTTTCAAATTTTATATTCGAGGTGTAGATATGAGTATTAGATTCTAATTTTTTCAATTTAAATTGATGACTGATAAGTTTAAAAGCTCCAGCTTTCATTATTGAAGCGTTAGGAAATAATAAATATTGTTCAGGATTACTATAAATAGGGGTTACAGAATTTTTTTCATCATTCCATTGAAAAGAAAAATCTGGCTGATTACTTTCTAAATTAACGCAATGAATTGTAGGGTTAAATTCTTTCCTATCAGATTTAGATAATTTTACCAATAACTCTTTCATTTCATTTTTAACCGAAATGAGATAAATTTCAGAAACATTAATTTTTTCAATGGTTTGTTGAATATCCATAAGCGGAGATAATTTGATATAGACCTGATCAGATTTAGATATTAAATCTTTTTGAAGTTCTATGATGTTTGGAATCAGGTCTTCTAATAAAAATTTCTTATTTTTATTAAAATCTCTACGAGAAGGATCCATATATATAAAATCGAAAAACTCATCATTTTCAGATAAAAAATTTTCTGCTGTTTGATTAAAAGACTGGATAAAATTTCTATTTAATTTTTGAAAATTATGACAGGTTATTTCAAGAAGTTCCTTACTAGGTTCCACGTAATAAAAAATTTCAGAAGATTGAGAAAGAAATAAACTATCAATACCAGTTCCTCCGGTTAAATCAATCCCTTTTTTACCTGATATGAAAGTTTGTTTAAATTTTGCAGTAATTTCTGAAGAGGCCTGTTCTAAATTTAAATGAGGGGGATAAATAATTTCATCGTTTTTAGTTAGAAAGGGAAATTTAGATTCAGCTATTTTCTTTCCTTGTATTTGTTGTGTTAATTCCAATGATGATATTCCTGTAAATGGAGATTTTTTCATACGCATTGAAACCAGATCAGCTCTTAGGTTATCAGTAATAAATTTTTGTACATTTTTATTTAACAATTCCTGGTTAATCACGTTGTATCAATTATAATTAGAGTTGCTAAAATTAGTTATAATTTAATAATTTTGCGGGATACTACAAAGATCGAATTTATGTATTCAAAAGAAGAAGCATTTCAAATAAAAAAAAAGTTTTGGGTTTCATTGGGTCAATATATGGCTTTACAGGTTTCGTCTGAAGGAAACAGGATAAATTGGTTAAACTATAAGACCGGAGTTAAAGATTTATATTTTAGAACCCAGTTTGATAATAAATCAGCCTGGATTAATATAGAGCTGGCTCAAAAAGATTTGACAATTCAAGAATCATTATATGAGAAGTTCGAAATGTTTTCCGGTTTATTAGCAGATGAAGTAGGAGAGGATTGGATATGGAATAAAAAAGTTTACGATGAACAGGGTAAGATCGTATGTACAATAGGAATACATTTTGAAAATAAAAGTATTTTCAGAGAAAGTGATTGGAAAGATGTGATAGATTTTTTTAAAGTTAGACTTATTGCTTTAGACCGTTTCTGGAATACTTATAAAGAAGCCTTCGAAATTTAATATTAAGTTGTCATGTAAACTTAAATATTTGTGATTATTTGATGATACTATTTAACATATAGTATGATAAACTCATAAAGCCTGAAAAATCAGGCTTTACAAAATGTTAAAAATTTATTTGGATTATGAAAAAGATGTTTTACATATTAAAATATTAATTTTTAGGAAAATCCGGTCGACTCATTTTATATCTGCTTCCTGACAAAGCTTCAAGAAAAGACTTTAATGCATCAATTTCATTGATTTTTAAAGATAGAGGTACAATAAGTGTATCTACTACCGGATGTAAAGGGTCTTTAAGTTTTTGCTCTTTAGATGGATTGTTTATACGTAAAGTAATATTATATATATTAATTATTCCGGTTAAGTCATCCATAAGTCCATTATGCATCCACGGACGTGTAAGTAATAAATCTCTTAGAGACGGTGTTTTAAATTTACCAACGTCTAAAGGATTTTTAGTAGTATCATATAAGCCTAAATCTTCATATTCTCTTTTGTAATATGTTAGCCCGATATTATGGAATTTTTCATCGGTTAAATATTTCCCATAATGGCAGTTCATACATCTGGCTTTAGTTCTGTAAATATGCATACCGAATATTTCTTTATCTGTAAGTGATGAATAATTTCCTTTTAAGAACTTATCAAATCTGCTGGGCTGGCTTTTAATAGTTCTTTCAAATGTAGCAATAGCTTTAGCTATTTTGTCATAAGTAACTTTTTCTGAACCGTAAGCATCTTGAAATAATTTTTTATAGCCATTAATTTTAGATAGTTTTTCTACAACTTCTTTTTTACTGATATTCATTTCGTTATGAGCTTCTAAAGGGCCAGCTATTTGTTCTTCAAGGCTGGAAGCCCTACCATCCCAAAATAATTTATCCCGGAATGCGGCATTATATAACGATGGAGCATTTCTTTTTCCTTGCTGATGATCGTGTCCGATTGAAACCGTACGGTGATCAGTCCATCCAAGTTCCGGATCATGACAGTTGCTACAGGAAATTTGATTAGATGATGAGAGTTTGGGATCAAAAAAAAGCATCTTACCTAAAATAACCTCTGGTTTTTCCTGAGTTTCATAATAAAGAGAATCTACTTCCAGAGGCTCAAATTCTTGCCAGGGAATACCTTTGTCGACAAATGGTGAAGGCCAGTTTTCCAATGGTTTTTTATAACTATTTATTATATTTTTTAAATCTTCTTCCGGATCAGTATGATTAAGAAAAATACCTAGAGAAAAAATAATGGCAGCAATTTTTAACAGGAAAGTTTTATTGTTTTTCATGTGTTAGTTTTTAAATTAAAACAGTATTCCTACACCTGAAGTGTATAAATAATTTGGCTTACCGGTATAAAATTCAGATTGATACGTCTGATTAATAAACAGGTTTACATTTGAAATTTTAAAATATAGTTTAATATTAGCTTGAGTGTAGAAATATTCTGATTTTTTTAAATCAAAATCATGATTGAGCTGCTCTGTTAAGCTTTTTTTTAGACCCAAAGTGTATAACTTATTTTCATGATTTAATGTTTTTTTCCATCCTATCGTTGTCGTAAAAAGCAAATGTGTTTGGTTTGATAAAACTTGATTCCACCCCAGATTTACCCCATAAAACAGATAAGTAAATTTTTGAGAAGAGTAAGGTCGAATATATTTCTCGTTATCAGATTGAAAATCTGTAAAAGAAGAGATTGTATAGCTACTCTTATACTTTTTATATACATAATTAAGTATAAGTTTAATTCCTTTTTGTGTTCGGAAATATTGTTTCTTTTTATCAATTTGTTCTTTTACAGACCCATTAGATGAATAATAATACTCAATTCCGGTTCTTTTTTGGGAGAATCCGTTTATATGAATGTTAAATGATGAAGATGGAGTTAAATTAAATTTTTTATACAGGTTAAATTGATATTTTTTATTGTTTAATTTCGACATGGGTAATTTGTTATTACTATCCTTTTCAGATTTTTCATTGTTAAATTTTTCAAATGCAAGAGAGAAAAGAAAATTGCTTTTTTTGTAATTAAAAAATTGTAATCCGGCTTTATAAGCGTTTCCGTTATAATTGGTGTTATAAATGTTACCTGTAAAAAGATAGCTGTAATTTCCTAATCCCAGCATGTGATATAAAACAGGATGACCAGTTTCACTAACAAATTTCACATCATTGGATTGGCTATAATTTTTAAAATCAATATTTGCCGAAATTAAAAATTGGTTGGTTAGTTGTTTGCTATATCCAGCTTTAATATCGAGATCAGAAATAAGGTTTTTAGGTCTGGGATCTACATCTCTGAAATCCAGCTGAGCCCTGTACCTACCCAATATACCAATTTTGTTTGTATTGAAATGGTAGGCATATCCTCCTTCAAAAAAATAGGTTTCACTTTTTAAAGTACCTCCAATACTGTCCGCAGAGATATATGGGTAAATGTTTTCTATATCTGAAGATTCATTAAAAGTAACATTTTTTTGATTTACTTTTGAATAATAAGCTTTGCCCCATACGACATGTTTGTCAGGAGTAAGTATTTGAAATGATTCAGCATTAAATTTTACTCCATCGATTCCGCTTCCTTTTGTGTAATCGTAAAATCCATTCTTTTTTTCATAGTTGTAATCTATAGATATTTCTGAAGATGAAAATTGCCTGAAATAAAACATATTTGCAGGATTCAGAGCAATTTCATCTCTGAAAATAGTGGAATTGAAATCGTATTTATCAAGTAAAATAACGTTTAAACTATCAATTTCCTGGCCTGAACACGGGCCAAAAATAAAAAGATGTATAATCAGGAAGCTTACATATGCATTCTTCATATTACTCATTTTTTAAAGAGGGAGTTACAGCCTCAAAATCATCTTTAGAGTTGTTTGTGTCTTTAAGTTTAGTTATAGGTTGAGAGTCTATTGGTTTTCTCTTTACACTTTTACCATATCTGGATTCGTCACCTTCATGCAGGCTGCATGTGGTCCATCCATTATCAAGAGAAGAAGAGGTTAAAATCCAGTCAGGATCTTTACCGTTGCTTAAATTTACAGCATCAATAATCCAGTCATTAGGTATAGACATGGCATCACCCTCCATTGGATATCCCCATTCACTATAAGTATAATGATATCTATAATCCGTTAAAAATTTTTCCTTTGAAACAGTTGACGGCAACCGGGCTATTATATAACTTCTTACTCCTTTTTTATCAATGGAAACAGAATTGAATAAAAATTCCGTATTAGGAACCAATGGGTTATCAACAGTTTCATCATCATAAGGGTTATACATTTCAAAATTGGCAAAAGATAGATTTATGTAGTTGGAATTTATACTTTTATGATTGTTTGCACTTTCAGCTATAATAATTGATGTACCAGGCTGTATAGGATATTCTTTTCCTTTGCCGGGAAGAATGATTACTCCTCCGACAGCAAACGCATGATTCATAATATCAGGAGAATAATCTTTTTTATCATTAGTAGTAAACTCTGATTCTGCAAGTAATAAACCATCAGCATATACAATTTGATCCGAGTTGTTAAAGATTTTAAAATATCTATCTCCAAAATAAGGAATTCCGGTGAGAGAGTTTTTACTTCCGGTATAATAAATTTCTTCAATTAATAAATCGTTGTTTGATATGATAGATTTTAAAAGTTGCAAAGTTATGATCTGATGGGTTCCGGATATCAATACGGATTCCTGAATTCCGGTTAATTTTATCAGATTGTTTTCTTTTTTAATTGATCCCTGCACTGAAATTTTATAATTTCCGCTGTTTAAATCTATTTTTATTAATAGAGAATTTGATTCTATTTTAGTTTCAATCCCGGAATTGATTTCCTTAAAATAAACCTCCAAATTTTCAATTTCATAGGTTTTTTCATCTTCGGGTATCAAAAGTTTTAGTTCTACACTGGTTAAATTTGATGAATTAACATCATAGCTATCATCGTTAGAACAGGATATTGTAAAAAAAAGTATAAGTATATAGTTTAAATATGTATTTAGTTTTTTCATTTGATCAGATTTAAATTATTGAATAAATAGTGGGGCTCTTGGAATAAAATCTTCTTGTGAGTTGTTTGTATCTTGTAAAATATCTATTCCTTTATCATTTTTTCCTTGTATTTTTCGTTTTATACATTTGTCATATCTTGTTTTATCGCTTGCAATTAATGAACAATAGGTCCAGCTTCTGTCTAGAGAAGTAGAAGTTACCAACCATTCATATTTTCCTTCTATACTGACATTAACAGCATCAGTAATCCATGAATTTGGAATTTTGTAGGTTGATCTGTTAGTAATTGTACCAGCAGCATTTACATATGAATAGTCGTATTTATATTGGCTTAAATACTGTTCAAGAGTGGTATTTTTATCTAAACGGGCTATTGCATAAGCTTCAGCACCTCCGTTGTGTAAAAAAAACATATTGTAATTTAATGTGGAAAAGATAACCTGGGCATTGGGAACTTCTGGATTATCCACTTGACCTAAAGCAGGATTTACTGTATTAGGATATTCAAAAACATATTGGGTACCATCTTTTCCAATAAGAGCTGAAGGTGTCATGTCATAAGCATTTGAATTGGTTTGTTTATGGTTTATAGCATTATCACAAACAACTATAGATTGTCCTGGTTTCACCGGATAATCACTGCCTTTGCCTGGAAGCTGCAAAATAGCTTGCACCGGAAAATCAGTAGAAAAAATATTAGGGGTAATGTTATGCTTTAATGTCGTATTAAATTGAGATTGTGCAATTAAAAGCCCATCAGCATAAAGTATCCGATTACTATTGTTGTAAATTTTAAAATATTTTCCGGAATTGTAGACTTTTCCAGTTACGGGATATATAGTACCTGTAAAAAATACCTCCTGGATTAAGAAATCTCCTTCTTTTGAATTTACTTTCAAATGTAGAGGGATGGTAATTTGACTACTTGCTGGTGTGATAGAAGTGTTTTCAATGAGACCATATATTTGTAGTGTATCATTATCAGAAACAATATATCCTTCTACGTTTATCTGATACGTACCGGTAATTACTTTTTTAGTAATAGTTTTTGTTTTTTCTTTTTCAAAAGTATAGATAGCACCTGAGTTTTTTTCTTTTAGTGTCAGTTTAAATTCCCCTGACGCAGAGCTAACCACTTGGTCCGGGTAAGTCAGATTCATAGTAGTTTGAGTTTGTTCTGCTTCATATGAAGTATCGTCTCCGCTACAGTTATAAACTGTTAAAAGTATTGAAAGGAAAAATACAGGAATTCCTTTTTTTAATGTTATTTTATTCATCAGATTATAATTTAAAATTAATTTCCATTCCAAAGTAAGGGGGGGAGGAAGTCCTTCTCTGAACCACCTTATAAATGACATATTTTTGATTATAGCTGTAAAGCTTATTTACAAACATAGAAAGCGTAATTTTTTCATTATACATCTTTTTAGAAACTTTTAGATTTATTCCAAGTGAAAGTGGTTCACGACGAGAGTCAAGATCGTTGTGGTTTCGGTAAAGCCATTGTAAATAAGTATCAGTTTTATCTTGTTCTGTATAAGGATGAATGATTTGGTCATAGCCCATATAGTATAAAGGATATCGATCCTTCTTCATGTATTGGGTTAAATTATACCATGAACATTGAATTGCTAACATAAAATTCATTTTTAACTTAGGTAGATAAGTATCAGCCATAAAATTTGTTGTAAAAGATTCCATGAGATACCCTTCATCATCTTTATAAATTCCTACGTAAGGAAGTTTTTGATTATTAACTATTGCATCTGGACTTTTGTAAATGGGTTTACTGTTTTTGTATTTAGTTTGAAACCAGGCACCGTTGAAAGTCAATCGAGTATTAATAGCTTCCAATCGTTTAGATGAAAATTGAAATTCAATACCTTTTTTATCCGTTGTACTGCCATTTTCTGTTTTACTATAGGTGGCAAAGTCATTTTTCAATTCATAATTCAAATGATTTAAATCCGGTGGAGAGGTAATAGTGGAATGATCAAGTTCATCGGTGTTGTATCGTTTGTATGTAACATGTTTATAAAAAGTCATGCTTCGAAAACCAGAAGTCAATCTTTCTTCAAAAAAGGTTAATGAAAAGTTGTTTTGATTATATCCAAGATCCAGACGGATTTCTTTTTTTATATTGTTAGCTACGGTCAAATCTCTATTTTCACGAGAAAAAGTATAGGTTTGGAAATTAACTCTTCTGTAATCAGGGTTGTTATGATAGTAGTTAAGCTGGTTGTAGTTTACATAATATAAATCCGGATATAGTATATTAAGAGTAGGAGTTTTTTTGTGTTCCCCGTATCCGAGCGTGATGTCTACATCCAAACTTCTGTTGTTTATAAACAATTTAGGAAGAGACCATTGCAGGTTCATGCGAGGTTCCCAAAAAAATGAACGTGCAAGTTTATAACTTTTGTTCATATTAGTCATCTTGAAAGTTCTTATACCCATAGCTAAAATAAGGTTATGATTACCGATGCTGATTTTTGCTTTATCTTCTGCAAAAAAAGATAATTTAGCCAAAGCAGGAATATCTTTATAGGCTCTGGGATATGAACCCATCGATAAATTAGGTGGCAGGTAGCGATCATATACCTGACCTTTACCATTATTTTTAGAGTATGTCCACTCGGTACCTAAAAGTATGTCATGATTTACTCTGGAGGTGGATACAGAGAAGTTGGATGTCAGCTTTAAAAATATATCCCGAGGTT contains these protein-coding regions:
- a CDS encoding serine hydrolase domain-containing protein — encoded protein: MYYLSKILVIISAWACLLNYGCKKEPKQNDNKNNKVNRELPGFYDINFKTIFSYQDNHNENDEQIKKKLNAYYNHLWKDKNLSGGILVARGNNILLEKYTGYSNFEKLTPITSTTPVHVASVSKILTSLIILKLVEAEKIQLDQKVNTILTSFPYPDITIENLLTHRSGLPNYAYLADESKYWDKSKRMTNSDVANLFSSFDPPLLSKPGTHFAYCNTNFALLALIAEKISKKSFPETARLMVFEPLKMNHSYIFQEKDMDRATPSYYPQGKPYAYDHLDLVYGDKNLYTTPKDLFKLSQAMYAPNFLRIDLLNKMFTPYSNEKQGVKNYGLGMRMMIFDNGKKLTYHTGWWHGSNTIFVHLLDEKVTIIALGNKFSKVMYSALSLSSLFGNYPLHNQIADLNEHDTTTLNTTNKILDNQSTESKLITDSLQKVKKQKNQKL
- a CDS encoding DUF6850 family outer membrane beta-barrel protein; this encodes MKNAYVSFLIIHLFIFGPCSGQEIDSLNVILLDKYDFNSTIFRDEIALNPANMFYFRQFSSSEISIDYNYEKKNGFYDYTKGSGIDGVKFNAESFQILTPDKHVVWGKAYYSKVNQKNVTFNESSDIENIYPYISADSIGGTLKSETYFFEGGYAYHFNTNKIGILGRYRAQLDFRDVDPRPKNLISDLDIKAGYSKQLTNQFLISANIDFKNYSQSNDVKFVSETGHPVLYHMLGLGNYSYLFTGNIYNTNYNGNAYKAGLQFFNYKKSNFLFSLAFEKFNNEKSEKDSNNKLPMSKLNNKKYQFNLYKKFNLTPSSSFNIHINGFSQKRTGIEYYYSSNGSVKEQIDKKKQYFRTQKGIKLILNYVYKKYKSSYTISSFTDFQSDNEKYIRPYSSQKFTYLFYGVNLGWNQVLSNQTHLLFTTTIGWKKTLNHENKLYTLGLKKSLTEQLNHDFDLKKSEYFYTQANIKLYFKISNVNLFINQTYQSEFYTGKPNYLYTSGVGILF
- a CDS encoding class I SAM-dependent methyltransferase, which gives rise to MINQELLNKNVQKFITDNLRADLVSMRMKKSPFTGISSLELTQQIQGKKIAESKFPFLTKNDEIIYPPHLNLEQASSEITAKFKQTFISGKKGIDLTGGTGIDSLFLSQSSEIFYYVEPSKELLEITCHNFQKLNRNFIQSFNQTAENFLSENDEFFDFIYMDPSRRDFNKNKKFLLEDLIPNIIELQKDLISKSDQVYIKLSPLMDIQQTIEKINVSEIYLISVKNEMKELLVKLSKSDRKEFNPTIHCVNLESNQPDFSFQWNDEKNSVTPIYSNPEQYLLFPNASIMKAGAFKLISHQFKLKKLESNTHIYTSNIKFENFPGRIFSIIDSNFNVKKSKIKTFNIICRNYPIKIEEIKNKYKLKEGGDKYLIFTQSLKKNLCILAELN
- a CDS encoding DUF4268 domain-containing protein, coding for MYSKEEAFQIKKKFWVSLGQYMALQVSSEGNRINWLNYKTGVKDLYFRTQFDNKSAWINIELAQKDLTIQESLYEKFEMFSGLLADEVGEDWIWNKKVYDEQGKIVCTIGIHFENKSIFRESDWKDVIDFFKVRLIALDRFWNTYKEAFEI
- a CDS encoding TonB-dependent receptor, coding for MCYLKYILLFLFISNISFAQKKYFDIVFIIYNYNHETVENAVITLTDTAFSKHRLLTDKQGKAKIELIPGNYTLTISHPQYFTYEEQISFVQSLIKTIHLETKENELQNIIVTAKESKGVTTQSIIDKKAIELLQPSSFTDILELLPGGISKDPDLTTVNPIRLRQAGSVSGYNTNSLGTSFIIDGSPINTNANLQYSPDPSQRLNGQSDNKKRTTAIGIDMRSISTDDIEKVEIIRGIPSVEYGDLTSGVINIIRKSGGNKLEGRFKADGFSKLYYISKGIDFDKYNWSINTSLDLLDAKSEPRNNFETYKRYTASIRSRKLFLFNNSDLWWNVNLDFTGTTDEEKKDPDTGYDKVDHYKSSYNKLGISNSLELKLKNKWIKNIKFISSLRQETDKINQIKYVQLPTVAALPVSEIDGEYDGIYLNKDYISTVKVEGKPRDIFLKLTSNFSVSTSRVNHDILLGTEWTYSKNNGKGQVYDRYLPPNLSMGSYPRAYKDIPALAKLSFFAEDKAKISIGNHNLILAMGIRTFKMTNMNKSYKLARSFFWEPRMNLQWSLPKLFINNRSLDVDITLGYGEHKKTPTLNILYPDLYYVNYNQLNYYHNNPDYRRVNFQTYTFSRENRDLTVANNIKKEIRLDLGYNQNNFSLTFFEERLTSGFRSMTFYKHVTYKRYNTDELDHSTITSPPDLNHLNYELKNDFATYSKTENGSTTDKKGIEFQFSSKRLEAINTRLTFNGAWFQTKYKNSKPIYKSPDAIVNNQKLPYVGIYKDDEGYLMESFTTNFMADTYLPKLKMNFMLAIQCSWYNLTQYMKKDRYPLYYMGYDQIIHPYTEQDKTDTYLQWLYRNHNDLDSRREPLSLGINLKVSKKMYNEKITLSMFVNKLYSYNQKYVIYKVVQRRTSSPPYFGMEINFKL
- a CDS encoding DUF4876 domain-containing protein: MKKLNTYLNYILILFFTISCSNDDSYDVNSSNLTSVELKLLIPEDEKTYEIENLEVYFKEINSGIETKIESNSLLIKIDLNSGNYKISVQGSIKKENNLIKLTGIQESVLISGTHQIITLQLLKSIISNNDLLIEEIYYTGSKNSLTGIPYFGDRYFKIFNNSDQIVYADGLLLAESEFTTNDKKDYSPDIMNHAFAVGGVIILPGKGKEYPIQPGTSIIIAESANNHKSINSNYINLSFANFEMYNPYDDETVDNPLVPNTEFLFNSVSIDKKGVRSYIIARLPSTVSKEKFLTDYRYHYTYSEWGYPMEGDAMSIPNDWIIDAVNLSNGKDPDWILTSSSLDNGWTTCSLHEGDESRYGKSVKRKPIDSQPITKLKDTNNSKDDFEAVTPSLKNE
- a CDS encoding cytochrome-c peroxidase, producing MKNNKTFLLKIAAIIFSLGIFLNHTDPEEDLKNIINSYKKPLENWPSPFVDKGIPWQEFEPLEVDSLYYETQEKPEVILGKMLFFDPKLSSSNQISCSNCHDPELGWTDHRTVSIGHDHQQGKRNAPSLYNAAFRDKLFWDGRASSLEEQIAGPLEAHNEMNISKKEVVEKLSKINGYKKLFQDAYGSEKVTYDKIAKAIATFERTIKSQPSRFDKFLKGNYSSLTDKEIFGMHIYRTKARCMNCHYGKYLTDEKFHNIGLTYYKREYEDLGLYDTTKNPLDVGKFKTPSLRDLLLTRPWMHNGLMDDLTGIINIYNITLRINNPSKEQKLKDPLHPVVDTLIVPLSLKINEIDALKSFLEALSGSRYKMSRPDFPKN
- a CDS encoding DUF4876 domain-containing protein, coding for MSFIRWFREGLPPPLTLEWKLILNYNLMNKITLKKGIPVFFLSILLTVYNCSGDDTSYEAEQTQTTMNLTYPDQVVSSASGEFKLTLKEKNSGAIYTFEKEKTKTITKKVITGTYQINVEGYIVSDNDTLQIYGLIENTSITPASSQITIPLHLKVNSKEGDFLIQEVFFTGTIYPVTGKVYNSGKYFKIYNNSNRILYADGLLIAQSQFNTTLKHNITPNIFSTDFPVQAILQLPGKGSDYPVKPGQSIVVCDNAINHKQTNSNAYDMTPSALIGKDGTQYVFEYPNTVNPALGQVDNPEVPNAQVIFSTLNYNMFFLHNGGAEAYAIARLDKNTTLEQYLSQYKYDYSYVNAAGTITNRSTYKIPNSWITDAVNVSIEGKYEWLVTSTSLDRSWTYCSLIASDKTRYDKCIKRKIQGKNDKGIDILQDTNNSQEDFIPRAPLFIQ